A window from Populus trichocarpa isolate Nisqually-1 chromosome 3, P.trichocarpa_v4.1, whole genome shotgun sequence encodes these proteins:
- the LOC7460200 gene encoding cytochrome c-type biogenesis protein CcmE homolog, mitochondrial — protein MSSRLSSILRLRSHFLHRIPATTTTTTATALFHNSTKSKSITLTSLSDLHSLSTLRFFSASRRHSPTRPKPVDIGARARQLQNRRLWTYALTFSCIAGFIVIVLNNFQDQLVFYITPSDAVEKFKNNPSKNKFRLGGLVLEGSVVHPLTSPEMEFVVTDLITDILVKYEGSLPDLFREGHSVVVEGFMKELDDKVRKEVGLKNVSGKARSGECYFKAFDVLAKHDEKYMPQEVAAAIERNKKLIEAGEVGEGGAEKKK, from the coding sequence ATGTCCTCTCGCCTCTCCTCCATCCTCCGCCTCCGCTCCCACTTCCTCCACCGCATCCCCGCCACCACAACCACTACAACAGCCACCGCTCTCTTCCACAACTCCACCAAATCAAAATCCATAACCCTTACCTCCCTCTCGGATCTACATTCTCTCTCCACTCTCCGCTTCTTCTCCGCCTCCCGCCGCCACAGCCCCACTCGCCCCAAACCAGTTGACATCGGAGCTCGAGCCCGCCAACTCCAAAACCGTCGTCTCTGGACCTACGCCTTAACCTTCAGCTGCATAGCAGGTTTCATCGTTATAGTGCTTAACAACTTTCAAGATCAATTAGTCTTTTACATAACACCAAGTGATGCGGTTGAGAAATTCAAGAACAACCCATCAAAGAACAAGTTCCGATTAGGTGGTTTAGTCCTTGAAGGTAGCGTAGTTCATCCGTTAACAAGTCCTGAAATGGAATTCGTTGTCACTGATTTGATTACAGATATTTTAGTTAAGTATGAAGGGTCCTTGCCTGATTTGTTTCGAGAAGGACATTCTGTTGTTGTTGAAGGGTTTATGAAGGAATTGGATGATAAGGTGAGGAAGGAAGTTGGGTTGAAGAATGTTTCTGGGAAGGCGAGGAGTGGAGAGTGTTATTTTAAGGCGTTTGATGTCTTGGCTAAGCATGATGAGAAGTATATGCCTCAAGAAGTTGCGGCCGCGATTGAGAGGAATAAGAAGTTGATCGAGGCTGGTGAAGTTGGGGAAGGTGGAGCTGAGAAGAAGAAGTGA
- the LOC7478341 gene encoding serine/threonine-protein kinase Nek6, with protein sequence METKNKEMVSKMDDYGLIEQIGRGIFGAAFLVLHKFENKRYVLKKIRLAKQTEKFKQTAYQEMNLISKLNNPYIVEYKDSWVEKESYVCIVTSYCAGGDMAQMIKKARGTYLPEEKLCKWLTQLLLAVDYLHSNRVLHRDLKCSNIFLTKDGNIQLGDFGLAKLLNKEDLASTIVGTPKYMCPELLADIPYGYKSDIWSLGCCMFEIAAHQPAFRAHDMAGLINKINRSSISPLPAAYSSTLKQLIKTMLRKSPEHRPTAAELLRHPHLQPYLAKCQNLSLVFLPVKSEYSFLDKPKGTRLPNKSSVHKNNIGLKASPSKGCRCFKQDAFEQKVAASDLYNSAEKTESANSETSSASIARTHPEDEKTEIASKKSQIVQEKLCGAGQASMEFKNASLGICKRMEKLSEDSTGYVGLSGYKKASASAMGDKTGHDMELEPKFCKLPAVTEMKSTPSKPPCGNDVGQKEMNRTPSDISLISSLTSLHGDEIKIEWNPQSLQRADALESLLEICANLLRQERYEELSGVLGPFSEEAVSSRETAIWLTKSLMKLEKNGNGAA encoded by the exons ATGGAGACTAAGAACAAAGAAATGGTATCAAAGATGGATGATTATGGACTTATAGAGCAAATTGGAAGAGGAATTTTTGGAGCTGCATTTCTTGTTCTTCATAAATTTGAGAATAAAAG GTATGTATTGAAGAAGATTCGTTTGGCTAAACAAACAGAAAAATTCAAGCAAACAGCATATCAAGAG ATGAATTTGATATCGAAGCTGAATAATCCCTATATCGTGGAGTACAAAGATTCATGGGTGGAAAAG GAATCCTATGTATGCATCGTGACAAGTTACTGTGCGGGAGGAGACAT GGCTCAGATGATAAAGAAAGCTAGAGGGACGTATCTTCCTGAAGAG AAACTCTGCAAATGGCTGACACAGTTGTTGCTTGCTGTGGACTACCTCCACTCCAATCGTGTCCTTCACAGAGATTTAAAA TGCTCTAACATATTCCTTACGAAAGATGGCAACATCCAGCTAG GTGACTTTGGACTTGCAAAATTGTTGAACAAGGAGGATCTTGCATCCACG ATTGTAGGCACTCCCAAGTATATGTGTCCTGAACTTCTTGCAGACATACCTTATGGCTACAAATCGGACATTTGGTCTCTAG GTTGCTGTATGTTTGAGATAGCTGCACATCAACCTGCATTTAGAGCTCAT GATATGGCTGGACTGATTAATAAGATAAATCGTTCTTCCATTTCTCCACTCCCAGCTGCTTATTCCTCCACATT AAAACAGTTAATCAAAACCATGCTGAGAAAGAGCCCAGAACATAGACCAACA GCTGCAGAGTTGTTGAGGCACCCCCATCTGCAGCCATATCTTGCTAAATGCCAAAATCTATCTCTCGTGTTCCTCCCTGTAAAGTCCGAATACAGCTTCCTGGATAAACCAAAAGGAACCCGGTTACCTAACAAGTCTAGTGTTCACAAGAATAACATAGGTTTGAAAGCAAGTCCATCAAAGGGGTGCAGATGTTTTAAGCAGGATGcttttgaacaaaaagtagCAGCCAGTGATTTGTACAACAGTGCAGAAAAAACCGAAAGTGCCAACTCTGAAACCTCTTCAGCAAGTATTGCAAGGACTCACCCTGAAGACGAGAAGACAGAAATTGCTTCTAAGAAGTCACAAATAGTCCAAGAGAAGCTCTGTGGAGCTGGACAAGCTAGCATGGAATTCAAAAATGCTAGTCTTGGGATTTGCAAAAGAATGGAAAAGCTGTCTGAAGATTCAACAGGCTATGTTGGCCTTTCTGGTTACAAAAAGGCATCGGCATCCGCGATGGGTGACAAAACTGGACATGATATGGAATTGGAACCCAAATTCTGCAAACTCCCAGCAGTAACAGAAATGAAATCAACACCATCAAAACCGCCCTGCGGAAATGATGTTGGACAAAAGGAAATGAACAGAACCCCTAGTGACATCTCATTGATCAGTTCACTGACTTCCCTACATGGTGATGAAATAAAGATTGAATGGAATCCTCAGAGCCTGCAAAGGGCAGATGCTCTGGAATCACTGCTAGAGATTTGTGCAAATTTGCTAAGACAGGAAAGGTATGAGGAGCTATCAGGAGTACTAGGACCCTTCAGCGAAGAAGCTGTGTCATCAAGAGAAACAGCAATTTGGTTGACAAAGAGCCTCATGAAACTCGAAAAAAATGGCAATGGAGCAGCTTAG
- the LOC7493268 gene encoding zinc finger A20 and AN1 domain-containing stress-associated protein 8 — protein sequence MDRDETGCQAPPERPILCINNCGFFGSAATMNMCSKCHKDMLLKQEQTKLAASSIGSIVNGSASSNVNEPVIADTINVQINAVEPKTITVQPSCASVSGERVEAKPKEGPSRCTSCKKRVGLTGFKCRCGDLFCASHRYSDKHDCPFDYRTAAREAIAKANPVVKAEKLDKI from the coding sequence ATGGACCGTGACGAGACAGGATGCCAAGCTCCTCCAGAACGTCCTATTTTGTGCATTAACAATTGTGGCTTCTTTGGAAGTGCAGCTACTATGAACATGTGTTCAAAGTGCCACAAGGATATGCTGTTAAAACAGGAGCAGACTAAGCTTGCTGCATCATCAATTGGAAGTATTGTGAATGGATCGGCAAGCAGCAATGTGAATGAACCTGTTATTGCTGACACCATTAATGTCCAAATCAATGCAGTGGAGCCTAAGACCATCACTGTGCAGCCATCCTGTGCTTCAGTTTCAGGGGAGAGAGTTGAGGCAAAGCCGAAGGAGGGGCCAAGCCGGTGCACCTCTTGCAAGAAAAGAGTTGGTTTAACAGGGTTTAAGTGTCGATGTGGTGACCTCTTTTGTGCATCTCATCGCTACTCAGACAAACATGACTGCCCATTTGATTACCGTACTGCTGCCCGTGAAGCAATAGCAAAAGCCAATCCTGTTGTCAAGGCAGAGAAGCTTGATAAAATCTGA